The following proteins are co-located in the Phragmites australis chromosome 10, lpPhrAust1.1, whole genome shotgun sequence genome:
- the LOC133930130 gene encoding probable pre-mRNA-splicing factor ATP-dependent RNA helicase DEAH8, translating into MVAALTGGAPTSAPAAGRIGGGWPALAKLLLFCSGQEEIETVEQILRCRTRDLGAKITKLMICPIYANLPTELQAKIFELTPLGVRKVVLSTNIVETSLTIDGISYVVNPGFCKVKSYSPCMGTESLLVHPISKASADQRAGWSGRTGSGKCFRQRREDDEVFGEGWAHGRDRVLGTRGVP; encoded by the exons ATGGTGGCAGCGCTGACCGGCGGGGCCCCCACGTCCGCGCCGGCGGCCGGGCGCATCGGAGGCGGGTGGCCGGCGCTGGCGAAGCTACTCCTCTTCTGCTCCG GGCAGGAGGAGATCGAGACGGTGGAACAGATCCTCCGGTGCCGGACCCGGGACCTGGGCGCCAAGATCACAAAGCTGATGATATGCCCGATTTACGCGAACTTGCCCACCGAGCTCCAGGCCAAGATCTTTGAACTGACGCCATTAGGCGTGCGGAAGGTGGTGCTATCCACCAACATCGTCGAGACGTCGCTGACCATCGACGGGATCAGCTACGTGGTCAACCCAGGGTTCTGCAAAGTGAAGTCGTACAGCCCATGCATGGGGACAGAGTCGCTGCTCGTCCACCCCATCTCCAAGGCGTCGGCTGACCAGCGCGCCGGCTGGTCGGGGCGCACGGGCTCCGGCAAGTGCTTCCGACAGCGACGGGAGGATGACGAGGTGTTTGGAGAGGGGTGGGCCCATGGGCGGGATAGAGTTTTGGGAACCAGGGGCGTTCCCTAA
- the LOC133883330 gene encoding probable xyloglucan endotransglucosylase/hydrolase protein 26, producing the protein MGSSAKALLAAVAFLLAVLELGLVGANFQDQCDITWEPQNAKMDEGGNHLTLSLVSNSSGSMLRTKKQFIYGSVSTLIKLVKGNSAGTVTTYYTSSIGDNHDEIDFEFLGNETGQPYTFHTNVFADGVGQKEMQFRPWFDPTTGFHNYTIFWNPCMIVWFVDSIPIRVFRNYASKGVPFPTRRPMYAFSSIWAAEDWATQGGRIKTDWSKAPFIAEYRGINLRICECDSAGACAGSCASSNNWYAATELCQLRKEQVKQMRAVQLGYTIYDYCADGKRYNGTVPPECNMSQY; encoded by the exons ATGGGGAGCTCGGCGAAGGctctcctcgccgccgtcgcttTTTTGTTGGCGGTGCTGGAGCTCGGGCTTGTCGGCGCCAACTTCCAGGACCAGTGCGACATCACGTGGGAGCCGCAGAACGCCAAGATGGACGAGGGCGGCAACCACCTCACGCTTTCCCTCGTCAGCAACTCCTCGGGCTCTATGCTCCGGACCAAGAAGCAGTTCATCTACGGCAGCGTCTCCACGCTGATCAAGCTGGTCAAGGGCAACTCTGCCGGCACAGTCACCACCTACTAC ACGTCGTCCATCGGCGACAACCACGACGAGATCGACTTCGAGTTCCTGGGCAACGAGACCGGCCAGCCTTATACCTTCCACACCAACGTCTTCGCCGACGGCGTGGGCCAGAAGGAGATGCAGTTCCGCCCCTGGTTCGACCCCACCACCGGCTTCCACAACTACACCATCTTCTGGAACCCCTGCATGATCGT GTGGTTCGTGGACAGCATCCCGATCCGCGTGTTCCGGAACTACGCCAGCAAGGGCGTGCCGTTCCCGACGCGGCGGCCGATGTACGCCTTCTCCAGCATCTGGGCGGCAGAGGACTGGGCCACACAGGGCGGCCGCATCAAGACGGACTGGAGCAAGGCGCCCTTCATCGCCGAGTACCGCGGCATCAACCTCCGCATCTGCGAGTGCGACAGCGCCGGCGCGTGCGCCGGGAGCTGCGCGTCCTCCAACAACTGGTACGCCGCGACGGAGCTATGCCAGCTGAGGAaggagcaggtgaagcagatgCGCGCCGTGCAGCTGGGGTACACCATCTACGACTACTGCGCCGACGGCAAGAGGTACAATGGCACGGTGCCCCCCGAGTGCAACATGTCGCAGTACTGA